The stretch of DNA GAACACCGAGCGGGCGTGGAGCGCCTCGGCCCCCGACCACACCTCGGCGAGGTGGTCGACCAGCAGCGTCTCGTGGGCGAACGACGCCACCTCGCCGGTGTGCTCGGGGACGCCCTGATCGATCGGCCACTGCTCGTCGGCCGCGAGTTCGCGGTTCGCCGCGTGGCCGAGCTCGTGGGTGAACAGCAGCAGCGCCCGCAGGCTGCCGTCGTAGTTCAGCGCGAGAAACGGCCCCTCGGCGACGGCGGTGTTCTGGATCGCCTTCGGCCCGCGGCGCTTGTTCGCCGTCTCGCGAACGTCGACACGGCGCTCGTCGAGGATCCCGGCCACGCGATCGACGTACGCCTCGCCGAGCGGGGAGAGCGAGTCGAGGATCAGCTCCCGCGCTCGATCGTAGGGAACTTCGGGCGCCTCGCCCGGCGGCAGTGGGGCGAGGAGGTCCCACTCCCGGAACTGGTCGCCGTCGGTCGCCTCGCGGCGGGCCTCGAGCAGGTCGTGGTGCGGGCCGAGTCGGTCGGCGATCCCCTCAATCACGGTCTCGTAGGCGTCGGTCGGGTACGTGCCGCCGAGGCTGGCGTCGCGGCCGGCGAGCCGGCGCGCCAGCGCGGAGTCGTAGTCGCGAACGTCGGCCCGGCGACAGTCCGCGCGGATCCGCCCGACGTACGCCGACGCCATCCCGTGGCGGTGACGCCGAAGCTCCTCGCGGAACCGCTCGTGGGTGACACGGCGGACCTCCCGATCCCGAGCGCGCAGCAACGCCGACTTCGCGGCCGGCGTCACCCGGCGCTCGCCGTCGGTGGTCTCAACTGTCGGCGGGGCGACGTCACCGTCGACGATGGACCTGCCCACGTCGCTCCCGCTCTCGAGGGCGGGGTCGAGCTCCGCCAGCACGGACTCGGTCTCGCGAGAGAGCGCGTGGTCGGCGCTCGAAAGCAGGCGGTCGAGGTGTGCCCCGTGTCGGTCGAGTCCCGGCGTCGACGCGCGGAGTTCCTCGACGTGCTCCCGGCCGGCCTCGCGGAGTTCCGGGACCAGAGACCCCATCGCCGACGCCATCTCGGCCGCGAGATCGCGGTAGCGGGCGAAGCGTTCACGGGCCGCCGTGTCGGTCGTGTCGACGTAGCTGGTGAGGAAGGCGTAGAGGTGGAGTCTCCCGAGCCGGCGCACTTTGAGCTCCTCGACCAGATCCAACAGTTCGAGCAGCGTCTCGCCGTCCTCGGCGGCACGGCCCTCGTAGGCACGGAGGTCGTCGAGCCGGGCCTCGAACGCGTCGGCGGCGCTCGCCCAGTCGTCGGGGGAGTCGAACACGAGTGACGGGTCCCACTTCTCGTCGGCAGGCACCTCGTCACGTGTTGGCAGGGACATGTCCGAGTAGTGGTGGATACGGACCAAAAGTGTTCGCCGAAACGAGGAACAGTAAGTTACCTGATTTTTACTGCTCGCGCAGCCGCTCGTACACCGTCGGGTGGCTGAGGAGGTTCGCCGCCGTCAGCGCGAACAGCACCACACCCGCGAGGACGACCACCTGCGTGTACGGGTCCGGCGGGATCAGGAGCGCCGACAGCGGGACGGCGACGACGAGGATGGCGAGCGCGATACCGACGAACCGGCCGCGCCGCGTTTCGAGCATACCCCACGTACGCTCGCCCCGACGTAAAGCTCAGCCCTTGATGTTGCAGACCGGGAACGTCCGCGCCACCTTGTCGCCGATGTCCAGTTCGTCGCTGACGCGGACCACCTCGTCGACGTCCTTGTACACGCCGGGCGCCTCCTCGGCGATGGTGGCACCGGAGTTGGCCTTCACGTAGATGTGCTCCTGCTCGGCGAGATCGTCCTGCACGTCGCCGCCCCAGAACTCCCCTTTGGCCTGCGTCCGGGACATCAGCCGCCCCGCGCCGTGGGCGGTCGAGCCGAACGTCTCCGCGAGCGAGCGGTCGCCGCCCTTGAGAACGTAGCTGCCGGCGCCCATCGATCCCGGGATGATGACGGGCTGGCCCACGTCGCGGTACGCCGGCGGTACCTCCTCGCGGCCCGGCGGGAACGCACGGGTCGCGCCCTTGCGGTGGACGAACAGGTCGCGCTCCTCGCCGTCGACCTCGTGGGTCTCGCGCTTGGCGATGTTGTGGGCCACGTCGTACAGCAGCTCCACGTCCGCCGTCTCGACGGCGTCGAACACGTCGGCGAGGGTCTCCCGGGTCCGGTGGGTGATCAGTTGGCGGTTCACCCACGCGAAGTTCACCGCCGCACACATCGCGCCGTAGTACTCCTCGGCCAGTTTGGAGTCCGCCGGCGCCGCCGCGAGATCCTTGTCCGGTAGCTCGTCGAGCAGATCGCCATGCTCCTGCTCGATCCGGCGCACGTAGTTCGAGCAGATCTGGTGGCCCAGCCCGCGGCTGCCACAGTGGATCAGCACGACGATCTCCCCCTCGGTGAGCCCGTAGGCGTCGGCGACCGCGTCGTCGAACGTGTCGGTGACACGCTGGACTTCGAGGAAGTGGTTGCCCGAGCCGAGACTCCCCATCTGGTTCATCCCGCGGTCCTTGGCCTTCTTCGAGACGTACTCGGGCTTGGCGTCCGGCCGTCGCCCCTCGTCCTCACAGTGTTCGAGGTCGGCCTCGGTCGCGTACCCCTCCTCGACGGCCCACTCGACGCCACGTTCCAGCGCACCCTCGACGGCGTCACGACTCCCGCCGACGACGCCGCCGCCGCCGAGGCCGGAGGGGACCGCGTCGAACAGCGCGTCGACGAGCTCCTCCTCGCGGCCGCGCACGTCGTCGTACGTGAGCGGCGTGCGGAGCATCCGGACGCCGCAGTTCGAGACGACCACGCCGTTGGCGACGAAGTTGTGGGCGTCGTGAGAGACGCCGATGTCGTAGACTGGCTTCTTCCCGATCCGTTTGATGGATTCGATTTCGACCGGGACCGTCAGGTCGTCGGCGACAGTCGTGTTCTCACAGAACTCCTCGTAGTCCGGGAACGACATCGGCGGGCGCGGCCGCCCTTTCCGTTGCTTGTAGATGCTCCGATCGATGAACCGATCGTTCACGGCGTCGAACCGCTCCTTGATCTCCCGAGTCGCGACCCCACCGTCCGCGAGGGCCTGTGCCTTCTCGGCGATCCGAACGCGCTCGTCGATCGTCCGCTCTTTGAGCTTGAGGTACTGTGCCGCGAGGACTGCTTTCCGCCGCTTCTCCTCGTTGTAGCGGTAGCCGACGGTCGTGAAGAACTCGGTGAGTGTCTCGGAGTCGTTCTTGATCCCGAACCTGAACCGCTCGGTGTCGTGTTCCTCGTACTCCTCGACGTGTTCGAGGCTGTTCGTCCGAACCCCGATCTCGTTGAGGTGGCGCATGAGGTCCTGCATGAACTCCTCTCCGGCCTGGGAAACGTCGCTGCGGCGGTTGTGGGACACCGACGGACAGTAGAGGTTCTTGGCCGTCATCGCTGCGGGGGCGCTCATCTCCGCCCCGAAGAACGTCGAGAGGTACAGCGCACGCTGCCAGTCGGGGAGACGGTCGAGGTAGTCGGGCGCCGTGAACTCGGAGTCGACCTTCGGGCTGTCCGGGGCACCGAGACGCAGGAGTAGCTCCCGCAGCGACTTCGCGCCGACCTTCACGCTGTGTTCGGTGTGGTCGAAGCGGTTCCCGCGGACCTCGTGCTCCCGATCGCGTTCGTATACCGGCGACGGCGAGAAGCCCAGCGCGGCGATGTCCTCCCGGATCGTCCGGAGGTCCTCCTCCTCACCGTAGAACCACGTCTGGTCGTCACGGAACGCCCCGTCTCCGGTGTGGAACCCCACGAGCTTCAGGAGCCGCGGGAACGTGTCGTCCGTCGGACGGAGTGGCAGCAGCCCCCGTTCATTCAGTGCTTCCACGAGTTGGGGGTCCTCGTCCTCGAAGTCGTCTTCCGTGAGCAGGTCGAACTCCGGCGGCTGTTCGTCCTGGAGTCCCTCGAACGGATGCGCGAGGATTTGGTCACCGTCATCGAGATCGTCGATTTCGACCATCCCGTTCGGCGTGCGGACTGGATGGTCGGCAGTCGCTTCGATCGTCTTGCCCGTCTCCGTCGTCAGTTCGTGGACAGTCTTCGGCGCTGACTGAGTGAACAACCGGATAGAGGACGACACCTCGCCGTCGTCACCTGCTGCAACGACCGCGTCCTGCTCGTCGAAGTCCCGCCAGAGGTTCTCGATCTTCCGTTTCCGCCCGTGCGAGAGGGACACCTCCGATCCCCCCGTAAGGCAATTAATGTCGAAGCCGACCGCGCCGGGCGAGATGCAGCCGTCCTCGGCGTCGATCGCGCCGACGCCGCCGACCGGGAAGCCGTACCCTTGGTGGGCGTCGGGCATCGCGAGGGCGTACTTCGTCATCCCGGGCAGTGCCGCGGCGTTTTTCAGTTGTTGGAGGCTGTCGTCGTCGCCGATGTCCTCGAGCAGCGCCTCGCTCGCGAGCACGCGGCCGGGGACTTCCATCCCCTCCTCCTGTGGGATCTCCCAGACGTGCTCCCGGACGCGCTCGAGCGTCACGTCGCCGAACTCCATCGTGGTCATGCTCGGGCGTCGGGGCCGGAAGAGAAAGACCGTTGCGTGTCAGTCGGCGGTCGCCGTCGGCTCGTCGGTTCGCTGCTGTCGCCCCGACTCGTCACCCAACCGCTCGGCCAGCCAGCGGTCGAGCGAGTAGGCGCCGCCGCCCGTGATCACCAGCACCGACACCAGCCCGAACAGCGAGACGTGGGCCATCACGGGGTCGTCGGGCAGGCCGAACAGCGTGGTCGTGAACATCAGGATCGCGACCCCGCAGCCGGCGCGGGTGAACAGCCCGAACGCGAGCGCGATCCCCAGCGCCGCCTCCGTCAGCGCGGCGCCGACGACCCACAGCTCCGGCGAGACGGGGACGACCGCGGTGAGGTCGTACTTCGCGACGACGCCCAGGGCCTGCCCGGGCATGAGCAGCTTCTGGACGACCCCGAGGTAGACGAACGAGAACCCCAGCCCGACGCGGACGATCACCGGGACGAGCTCGTCGCGGGCGGCGAGTCGCTCACCGATCGGCGCGAGCGTCTCCCGGATCGGGTCGATGCGCTGGTACACCGTTCCCCCGACGGCCGACATTCGCGAGAAGACGTGGTCCGCGCTCGGGCGCCCGCCGCCGAGCAGTAGGATCGCCAGCAGCCCCGGGAGGAACTCGAACGCCAGCAGCAACGCCGGACTCAGCAGGAGGCCCACGAGGTAGCCGAACAGCCCGATCGCAGCCGCGAGCCGCGTCGCGAAACCGAACACGAGCAGGAAGCCGACGCCGATGCCGAACAGCCGGACGAGCGCGCCCGGAAGCCCGAGAAAGTCGGCGGTCGCCGCCGGCGAGAACAGGTAGCCCGTGAAGCCGGCGCCGACCATCGGCAGGCCGATCGCGAGGCGGGCGAGCCACGGCAGGAGGTCGTCGTAGCTCCGGAGCGTCCGCCGGAGGACGGCGAGGTCCAGCCGGAACGGCCGGAGCCGGAGCCAGCCCGCGCCCGCGACGACAGCGCCGGCACCGCCGCCGAACAGCAGTGCCAGCGCGAGCGGGTCCGCCGCGACCGCGGCGAGCAGTTCCGCGGCCCGTTCCCCGCCGTCGCCCGGCGTGACGTACCGGACGTGTGCCAGCGCCCGATCCGGAACGACGGCGAGCAGCACCCCGACTGCGGCCGCCGCGGGAGCGATGTGGCGCGTCATACCCCCAACTGTGTCCGGAGGGGCAAAGGCGTTCGCCCGGGGGAACTACGTCGATCGGGGACGGAGGCGCCAGCATGGCGACGACGAGACGCTGTCCCGACTGTGGCGTCACACTCGAAGAGATGACAATGCGCACCTCCGACGGGTTCGAACTCCACCTCGTCACTGACGAGCCCAAGGAAGGAATTCTGGGGAGCCTCGGCGCGAAGGAGAAGGTGAAGCCGACGACGTACGCCTGCCCGGAGTGCGGGCTCGTCCGGCAGTACGTCGAGGAGTGAGCCGGCAGCGAGGTTGGCTACACACAGCCGCGGCAGCACGCTCCTCGCGAGCGATCGAACGTCGCTCGCCGATCGCGAGGCGAGATCGGTTACACACAGCCGCGGCAACACGCTCCTCGCGAGCGACCAAGCGTCGCTCGCCGGTCGCGAGCCGCGGCTGGCTACACGTCGAAGACGACGTACGCCTCCCACTCCCCGTCGATGCGCTCGAGTCGCATCTCGGAGTACGTCACCGCCTTCACATCCCGAGCGGTCACCGCCGAGAGCGGGACACCCCGGTAGCTGGCGTCGACGGTCCACGCCTCCCCGTCGGCCACCTCGGCCGCGTTGTCGACGGGCAGCACCGACCGAACGTCGCGCTCGTAGATGAGCTGGTCGAGGTAGTCGTACAGCGCCGCCTCGCGGCTCTCGGCGGTCAGCCGGAGTTCGGCACGCTCCCCGCCGTCGGGGGCGTCCGCCGGCGGCCACTCCTCGCACATCGCCGCCGCGAGCCCGTCGGCGACGGCGGCGAACGTCGCCCCGAGCGTCGCGCCGCGGGCCGCGACCGCCACGTCGGCCGTGTGCTCGCGGAGTTCGAACGCCGCCATCAGCCCCGGCCACCCCGGTCCTCGTTCGCCTCGTCCTCGGGCTCGCCCTCGGTGGCGTCGCGCTGTTCGTCCGCGCGATCGGCCGCCGTCGCCGGGCGTTCCTCAGTCGATTCGCGATCGGCGGCGTCACGGCCGGCCGCCTCCGCCGGAGGCTCGTCGGTTTCCCCACGCTGCTCGGCGTCGCGGCCGGCCGCCTCCGCCGGCGGCTCGTCGGTCCCCTCGCGGTGGGCGGCGTCCCGGCCGGCCATCTCCGCGGGCGGCCGATCGGTCGCGTCGGCCTCGGTGGCGTAGCGTCCCGACTCTTCCGCGGGGGTGACGTTCGCGTCGCCCGTGTCGACGCCGTGGGCTCGCTCCGCGGCCGTGTCGGCGTCGGCCGCGGGACCTTCGGCCTCGGGGCGTTCGCGACGGGCGATGTCGTCCGGCGTCGTCGCCCGCGCGGGTTCGACCGACTCGTCGTACGTGTCCGATCGGTCGGTGTCGACCGGCGCCGAGCGGCGGATCGTCGGCGAGTCGTCCTCGGGGTCGAACTGCTGGTCGGCGTGTTCGACGCCGGCCAGATCGCGAAGCTGCTCCTCGGACATCCCCCCGCTCGTGGCGCCCTCGCCCCCGGCGACGGCGACACCGCTGGTAACGATGGCACGGATACCCTCCTCGACGGTCATGTCCACGTCCATCACGCGGTCTGCGGGCATGTGGACCAGATGGCCCCCCATCACGGGGTTGGGCGCCAGCGGGAGAAACAGGGTGAGCATCTCGGCGTGGCCCGCCGGGTCCGAGAGCGCGTCCGGCGTCTCGGTCGTGACGAACCCCAGCGTGTACGCGCCCTCGTGGGGGAACTCCACCAGCTTCACCTCCCGGAAGCTCTGGGTGTCGGACTCGAGCATCACGTCGCTCATCTGCCGGAAGGAGTCGTAGACGCCGCCGACCGCGGGGATCTGGGAGATGAAGTAGTCGAAATAGTCCACCGCGCGCTCGCCCCACTTGGTGGTGTTCGTGAAGATCCCCACCACCATGATGATGACGAGGAGCACGACCGGCGTGGCCAACTGGATCACGAACACGCCGACCGGGATGTCGCCGATGATCGGGAGCTTCACGCGGCTGTCGGCGGCGACGATCCCCTGTGCGAACCACGAGAGGTAGTCGTAGACGTACTGGAACCCGATCGCCAGGACGATCACCGTGACCAGCATCGGCACGACGACCGCGAGCCCCGTGACGAACGACTCCCGGAGGGTCTCGCGGGTCGACTTTCTGACGCGCTGGTCCATCCGCAGATCCGACTCGTCCATTCGTTCCAATCAACGCAGTGACTCCCGCTAAAGCCTTCGGCCTCCCCGGAGTCGCGGCGTCGCCGGCCGGCCACGGCGCCCACCATCCTTTCCCCGACGCGACGCGTTGGTCGGGGTATGGCCCTCATCGACGGACTGCTCGTCGGTATCGTCAGCCTGCTCGTCGGC from Halolamina sediminis encodes:
- a CDS encoding M3 family oligoendopeptidase, which produces MSLPTRDEVPADEKWDPSLVFDSPDDWASAADAFEARLDDLRAYEGRAAEDGETLLELLDLVEELKVRRLGRLHLYAFLTSYVDTTDTAARERFARYRDLAAEMASAMGSLVPELREAGREHVEELRASTPGLDRHGAHLDRLLSSADHALSRETESVLAELDPALESGSDVGRSIVDGDVAPPTVETTDGERRVTPAAKSALLRARDREVRRVTHERFREELRRHRHGMASAYVGRIRADCRRADVRDYDSALARRLAGRDASLGGTYPTDAYETVIEGIADRLGPHHDLLEARREATDGDQFREWDLLAPLPPGEAPEVPYDRARELILDSLSPLGEAYVDRVAGILDERRVDVRETANKRRGPKAIQNTAVAEGPFLALNYDGSLRALLLFTHELGHAANRELAADEQWPIDQGVPEHTGEVASFAHETLLVDHLAEVWSGAEALHARSVFLDKLPLYRAARGATFVHELHDAVADGADPGPDALDERHRDLLSEFKAPVELGEHAGAGWQEIDLAREPYHAYLYATGSVGALALVRALREGDLAPEQYREMLARGRSVRSNEAFRPTLDFTDEATVERGIDAYADRVDALLDAL
- a CDS encoding DoxX family protein, with translation MTRHIAPAAAAVGVLLAVVPDRALAHVRYVTPGDGGERAAELLAAVAADPLALALLFGGGAGAVVAGAGWLRLRPFRLDLAVLRRTLRSYDDLLPWLARLAIGLPMVGAGFTGYLFSPAATADFLGLPGALVRLFGIGVGFLLVFGFATRLAAAIGLFGYLVGLLLSPALLLAFEFLPGLLAILLLGGGRPSADHVFSRMSAVGGTVYQRIDPIRETLAPIGERLAARDELVPVIVRVGLGFSFVYLGVVQKLLMPGQALGVVAKYDLTAVVPVSPELWVVGAALTEAALGIALAFGLFTRAGCGVAILMFTTTLFGLPDDPVMAHVSLFGLVSVLVITGGGAYSLDRWLAERLGDESGRQQRTDEPTATAD
- a CDS encoding DUF502 domain-containing protein, producing the protein MDESDLRMDQRVRKSTRETLRESFVTGLAVVVPMLVTVIVLAIGFQYVYDYLSWFAQGIVAADSRVKLPIIGDIPVGVFVIQLATPVVLLVIIMVVGIFTNTTKWGERAVDYFDYFISQIPAVGGVYDSFRQMSDVMLESDTQSFREVKLVEFPHEGAYTLGFVTTETPDALSDPAGHAEMLTLFLPLAPNPVMGGHLVHMPADRVMDVDMTVEEGIRAIVTSGVAVAGGEGATSGGMSEEQLRDLAGVEHADQQFDPEDDSPTIRRSAPVDTDRSDTYDESVEPARATTPDDIARRERPEAEGPAADADTAAERAHGVDTGDANVTPAEESGRYATEADATDRPPAEMAGRDAAHREGTDEPPAEAAGRDAEQRGETDEPPAEAAGRDAADRESTEERPATAADRADEQRDATEGEPEDEANEDRGGRG
- a CDS encoding archease gives rise to the protein MAAFELREHTADVAVAARGATLGATFAAVADGLAAAMCEEWPPADAPDGGERAELRLTAESREAALYDYLDQLIYERDVRSVLPVDNAAEVADGEAWTVDASYRGVPLSAVTARDVKAVTYSEMRLERIDGEWEAYVVFDV
- a CDS encoding RtcB family protein; protein product: MSLSHGRKRKIENLWRDFDEQDAVVAAGDDGEVSSSIRLFTQSAPKTVHELTTETGKTIEATADHPVRTPNGMVEIDDLDDGDQILAHPFEGLQDEQPPEFDLLTEDDFEDEDPQLVEALNERGLLPLRPTDDTFPRLLKLVGFHTGDGAFRDDQTWFYGEEEDLRTIREDIAALGFSPSPVYERDREHEVRGNRFDHTEHSVKVGAKSLRELLLRLGAPDSPKVDSEFTAPDYLDRLPDWQRALYLSTFFGAEMSAPAAMTAKNLYCPSVSHNRRSDVSQAGEEFMQDLMRHLNEIGVRTNSLEHVEEYEEHDTERFRFGIKNDSETLTEFFTTVGYRYNEEKRRKAVLAAQYLKLKERTIDERVRIAEKAQALADGGVATREIKERFDAVNDRFIDRSIYKQRKGRPRPPMSFPDYEEFCENTTVADDLTVPVEIESIKRIGKKPVYDIGVSHDAHNFVANGVVVSNCGVRMLRTPLTYDDVRGREEELVDALFDAVPSGLGGGGVVGGSRDAVEGALERGVEWAVEEGYATEADLEHCEDEGRRPDAKPEYVSKKAKDRGMNQMGSLGSGNHFLEVQRVTDTFDDAVADAYGLTEGEIVVLIHCGSRGLGHQICSNYVRRIEQEHGDLLDELPDKDLAAAPADSKLAEEYYGAMCAAVNFAWVNRQLITHRTRETLADVFDAVETADVELLYDVAHNIAKRETHEVDGEERDLFVHRKGATRAFPPGREEVPPAYRDVGQPVIIPGSMGAGSYVLKGGDRSLAETFGSTAHGAGRLMSRTQAKGEFWGGDVQDDLAEQEHIYVKANSGATIAEEAPGVYKDVDEVVRVSDELDIGDKVARTFPVCNIKG